One region of Pseudomonas sp. B21-040 genomic DNA includes:
- a CDS encoding DMT family transporter, with the protein MFVLSKKTALAAASTSLFVLLWSSGAIFSKWGLAHASPFAFLLFRFVIALCGLVLLVPLLKLKLPKGGKPMLYAMATGMVLLGAYQIFYLLALDLKVTPGVMATIMGVQPILTVVIMERQRSISRMFGLALGLTGLIMVVYQGIGLAGMSLAGMLYGLLALASMTFGSIMQKRITDNPLGTLPVQYLAGLLLCGIFVPFQPFHFEQSTGFIVPVLWMGLVVSVLATLLLYRLIARGNLVNVTSLFYLVPAVTAVMDYLIFGNRLAALSLLGMLLIIVGLVFVFRKTA; encoded by the coding sequence ATGTTTGTCCTTTCGAAAAAAACCGCGCTCGCGGCGGCGTCCACGAGCCTGTTCGTCCTGCTGTGGAGCAGTGGGGCGATCTTCTCCAAATGGGGCCTGGCCCACGCGTCACCGTTTGCCTTTCTGTTGTTTCGCTTCGTGATTGCCTTGTGCGGTCTGGTGTTGCTGGTGCCGTTGCTCAAGCTGAAGTTGCCCAAGGGCGGTAAGCCGATGCTGTATGCGATGGCCACGGGCATGGTGTTGCTGGGGGCTTATCAGATTTTCTATCTGCTGGCCCTGGACCTGAAAGTCACGCCGGGTGTGATGGCGACCATCATGGGTGTACAGCCCATTCTGACGGTGGTCATCATGGAGCGTCAGCGCTCCATCAGCCGGATGTTCGGTCTGGCATTGGGCCTGACCGGATTGATCATGGTGGTGTATCAGGGCATCGGTCTGGCCGGCATGTCACTGGCCGGCATGCTCTACGGTTTGCTGGCGCTGGCGAGCATGACGTTCGGCTCGATCATGCAGAAGCGCATCACCGACAATCCTCTGGGCACTTTGCCGGTGCAGTACCTGGCGGGGCTGTTGCTGTGCGGGATCTTCGTACCGTTCCAGCCGTTTCATTTCGAACAGAGCACAGGTTTTATCGTGCCGGTGTTGTGGATGGGGCTGGTGGTGTCGGTGCTGGCGACGTTGCTGCTGTATCGCCTGATCGCCCGGGGCAATCTGGTGAATGTCACCAGTCTGTTTTACCTGGTGCCGGCGGTAACGGCGGTGATGGACTATCTGATTTTCGGCAACAGGCTGGCGGCGTTGAGCCTGCTGGGCATGCTGCTGATCATCGTCGGCTTGGTGTTTGTGTTCCGTAAGACAGCGTAA
- a CDS encoding LysR family transcriptional regulator, with protein MTRIPAANVIHSRLRLRQLRLMLALQEFGSLRRAADHIGMTQPAATKMLHEAEDLLGVELFERLPRGMRSTAFGETVIYYARMVFAELSGMREELVALESGNLGRVAVGAIPALASGLLTRTIATLKQSHPRLSMSIQVDTSDVLVQALLQDQLDIVLGRIPAGARAEELLFDSLGEEALCVIAGAKNPLAQEKQLSWAELQHMTWVLQQHPSPMRAIINQVFHNARVDIPSSIVETTSIMTLLSLVQQTDMLGVTPVSVVEDYPGRDLLAILPIKFEARLPPYGLITRRHRIQSSAMQAFMNSVRAEHALAK; from the coding sequence ATGACCCGAATTCCTGCTGCCAATGTGATCCACAGTCGCCTGCGCCTGCGCCAACTGCGGTTGATGCTGGCGTTGCAGGAGTTCGGCTCGTTGCGCCGCGCGGCCGACCATATCGGCATGACTCAACCGGCCGCGACCAAGATGCTCCACGAAGCCGAGGACTTGCTCGGTGTCGAACTGTTCGAACGCCTGCCACGGGGCATGCGCTCTACCGCGTTCGGGGAAACCGTTATTTACTACGCGCGCATGGTGTTTGCCGAACTCAGCGGCATGCGTGAAGAACTGGTGGCACTGGAATCCGGCAACCTGGGGCGAGTCGCGGTCGGTGCGATTCCGGCACTGGCGTCGGGGCTGTTGACTCGCACCATCGCCACGCTGAAACAAAGCCATCCCCGACTGTCCATGAGCATCCAGGTCGATACCAGCGACGTGTTGGTCCAGGCGCTTTTGCAGGATCAACTGGATATCGTGCTGGGGCGGATTCCGGCCGGTGCACGCGCCGAAGAGTTGCTGTTTGACAGCCTCGGTGAAGAAGCGTTGTGCGTGATCGCCGGCGCGAAAAACCCACTGGCGCAGGAAAAACAACTGAGCTGGGCGGAGCTGCAGCACATGACCTGGGTACTGCAACAGCATCCCAGCCCGATGCGCGCCATCATCAATCAGGTGTTTCACAACGCGCGGGTCGATATCCCCAGCAGCATCGTCGAAACCACGTCGATCATGACCTTGCTCTCCCTGGTCCAGCAAACCGACATGCTCGGCGTCACACCGGTGTCGGTGGTTGAGGATTATCCCGGTCGTGATCTGCTCGCCATACTGCCGATCAAGTTCGAAGCGCGGCTGCCACCCTACGGGCTCATCACCCGCCGCCATCGCATTCAATCATCGGCGATGCAGGCGTTCATGAATTCGGTACGGGCCGAGCATGCGCTGGCCAAATAA
- a CDS encoding tripartite tricarboxylate transporter permease, which yields MSEFDSLLQGMNLILTPGHIGLMVIGVLLGILVGVLPGLGAPNGVALLLPLTFTMSPVSAIILLSCMYWGALFGGSITSILFNIPGEPSSVATTFDGYPMAREGRAAEALTAAFSSALIGALAGVLLLTFLSTRIAAFAMSFSSPEFFAVYLLAFCTFIGMSKNPPLKTVVAMMIGFAMAAVGMDTVSGNLRLTFDQPILMTGISFEVAVIGLFGIGEILCTVEEGLVFRGEHARITPMVILRTWAKLPRYWWTIVRSTLVGCWMGITPGGPTAASFMSYSLARRFSKNRENFGKGELEGVIAPETADHAAGTSALLPMLTLGIPGSATAAVMLGGLMIWGLHPGPTLFVEQHDFVWGLIASMYLGNVVSLIVVLATVPLFASILRIPFSIIAPIIIMVCAIGAYSVHNSFFDVVLMLGFGALGYLFKKLGYPIAPLVLAAVLGDKAEDAFRQSMLFSDGHLGIFWSNPLVGSLTTAALLMLFWPLISKALGGLMGLRKSHVAKPKSVL from the coding sequence ATGAGCGAGTTCGATTCCCTGCTGCAAGGCATGAACCTGATCCTGACCCCGGGCCACATCGGCCTGATGGTGATCGGCGTACTGCTGGGCATTCTGGTCGGCGTGTTGCCCGGCCTCGGCGCCCCCAATGGCGTGGCGTTGCTGCTGCCGCTGACGTTCACCATGTCGCCGGTGTCGGCGATCATTCTGCTGTCGTGCATGTATTGGGGCGCGCTGTTCGGCGGCTCGATCACTTCGATCCTGTTCAACATTCCCGGTGAGCCCTCATCGGTGGCGACGACGTTCGACGGTTACCCTATGGCCCGTGAAGGCCGCGCCGCCGAAGCCCTGACTGCCGCATTCAGTTCCGCGCTGATTGGCGCATTGGCCGGGGTGTTGCTGCTGACATTCCTGTCGACCAGGATTGCCGCGTTCGCCATGTCGTTCAGCTCGCCGGAGTTCTTCGCGGTGTACCTGTTGGCGTTCTGTACCTTCATCGGCATGAGCAAGAACCCGCCGCTGAAAACCGTGGTCGCGATGATGATCGGTTTTGCCATGGCGGCGGTCGGCATGGACACGGTGTCCGGCAACCTGCGCCTGACCTTCGACCAGCCAATCTTGATGACGGGCATCAGTTTCGAAGTGGCGGTGATCGGTCTGTTCGGTATTGGTGAAATCCTCTGCACCGTCGAGGAAGGCCTGGTGTTTCGCGGCGAGCATGCGCGCATCACGCCGATGGTGATTCTGCGCACCTGGGCAAAGCTGCCGCGCTACTGGTGGACGATTGTGCGCAGCACGCTGGTCGGTTGCTGGATGGGCATCACCCCCGGCGGCCCGACTGCTGCGTCGTTCATGAGCTACAGCCTGGCGCGGCGATTCTCGAAGAACCGCGAGAATTTCGGCAAAGGTGAACTCGAAGGCGTGATCGCTCCGGAAACCGCCGACCACGCGGCGGGCACCAGCGCCCTGCTGCCGATGCTGACCCTGGGCATTCCCGGCTCGGCCACGGCAGCGGTGATGCTCGGCGGCTTGATGATCTGGGGCCTGCACCCTGGCCCGACGCTGTTCGTCGAACAGCATGATTTTGTCTGGGGCCTGATCGCCAGCATGTACCTGGGCAACGTGGTCAGCCTGATCGTGGTGTTGGCCACCGTGCCGCTGTTTGCCTCGATCCTGCGGATTCCGTTTTCGATCATTGCGCCGATCATCATCATGGTCTGCGCCATCGGTGCCTACTCGGTACACAACTCGTTCTTCGACGTGGTGCTGATGCTGGGCTTTGGCGCGCTGGGTTATCTGTTCAAGAAACTCGGTTATCCGATTGCGCCACTGGTACTCGCCGCCGTGTTGGGGGACAAGGCTGAAGATGCGTTCCGTCAGTCGATGCTGTTTTCCGATGGCCATTTGGGGATCTTCTGGTCCAACCCGCTAGTGGGTAGCCTGACCACGGCGGCGTTGCTGATGCTGTTCTGGCCACTGATTTCCAAGGCGCTGGGCGGCCTGATGGGCCTGCGCAAATCCCACGTCGCCAAACCCAAATCGGTGCTGTGA
- a CDS encoding tripartite tricarboxylate transporter TctB family protein: MSQNSDSPALVGTRWVELGLTLFTTLIGAVVMFGSVEQGIGWGDSGPEPGYFPFYIGLLLSAASVGNGVLTVVRWQALSVSFVSRSAFKQVLSVFIPIALFVAAMPFTGIYVASACFIAWFMWRDKVRVKPYGKLMIGTVSLGAVLASYLIFALWFKVPLDAGPMGDWIALAGRNFK, encoded by the coding sequence ATGTCCCAAAATTCGGATTCACCGGCGCTGGTCGGCACCCGCTGGGTCGAGCTCGGCCTGACACTCTTCACCACGCTGATCGGCGCGGTGGTGATGTTTGGCAGCGTCGAACAAGGTATCGGCTGGGGCGATTCCGGCCCTGAGCCGGGTTACTTCCCCTTTTACATTGGCCTGCTGTTGAGCGCCGCCAGTGTCGGCAACGGCGTGTTGACCGTGGTGCGCTGGCAAGCCCTGAGCGTTTCGTTCGTCAGCCGCAGCGCGTTCAAGCAAGTGTTGTCGGTGTTCATCCCGATTGCGCTGTTCGTCGCTGCCATGCCGTTCACTGGCATCTACGTGGCCTCGGCCTGTTTCATTGCCTGGTTCATGTGGCGTGACAAGGTCCGCGTCAAACCGTACGGCAAACTGATGATCGGCACGGTGTCACTGGGCGCGGTGCTCGCCAGCTACCTGATTTTCGCGCTGTGGTTCAAGGTCCCGCTGGATGCCGGCCCGATGGGCGACTGGATTGCCCTGGCCGGGAGAAATTTCAAATGA
- a CDS encoding tripartite tricarboxylate transporter substrate binding protein, which yields MRNAFVRRTSRLFLGCTLIAAGALPALANAAWQPDKNVEIVVAGGPGGGTDQLGRLIQSIITTHKFLDVNTIVLNKGGGNGAEAFLDLKMNKGDPEKLVIGTNNIYLLPLVSKLGYQWQELTPVAAVAEDDFILWSYKDAPWKDAKGFYAAVKADPSNLRMGGSQSKDVDQTLTLLLNQTNDAKLVYIPFKSGSEAATQLAGKHIAANVNNPSESISQWRGDQVEPLCVFSKERMNYTEKVAGDKSWADVPTCHEEGLGIDQYRFPRTVFMPGDVTAEQRAFYVELMRKVTETPEFKAYVKQNALVPTFLEGEPLTAYIEKDTARVTPVFKEAGWLKN from the coding sequence ATGCGAAATGCATTCGTCCGTCGCACCTCCCGTTTGTTTCTCGGCTGCACACTGATCGCCGCAGGCGCCCTTCCCGCTCTCGCCAACGCTGCCTGGCAGCCGGACAAAAACGTCGAAATCGTCGTCGCGGGTGGTCCCGGCGGCGGCACTGACCAACTCGGTCGCCTGATCCAGTCGATCATCACCACCCACAAGTTTCTCGATGTGAATACCATCGTCCTGAACAAGGGCGGTGGCAATGGTGCCGAAGCCTTTCTCGACCTGAAAATGAACAAGGGCGACCCGGAAAAACTGGTGATCGGCACCAACAACATCTACCTGTTGCCGCTGGTGTCCAAGCTCGGTTACCAATGGCAGGAACTGACGCCCGTCGCCGCCGTGGCCGAAGATGACTTCATTCTCTGGAGTTACAAAGACGCCCCCTGGAAGGACGCCAAGGGCTTCTACGCCGCGGTCAAGGCCGACCCGTCGAACCTGCGCATGGGCGGCAGCCAGTCCAAGGATGTCGACCAGACCCTGACCCTGCTGCTGAACCAGACCAACGACGCCAAACTCGTCTACATCCCGTTCAAGAGCGGCAGTGAAGCCGCGACCCAACTGGCCGGCAAACACATCGCCGCCAACGTCAACAATCCCAGCGAAAGCATCAGCCAATGGCGCGGCGACCAGGTCGAGCCGCTGTGTGTCTTCAGTAAAGAGCGCATGAACTACACCGAGAAAGTTGCCGGTGACAAATCCTGGGCCGACGTGCCGACCTGTCACGAAGAAGGCCTGGGCATCGATCAGTACCGCTTCCCGCGCACCGTGTTCATGCCGGGCGACGTCACTGCCGAACAGCGCGCGTTCTATGTTGAGCTGATGCGCAAAGTCACCGAGACGCCGGAGTTCAAGGCGTACGTGAAGCAGAACGCGCTGGTACCGACCTTCCTCGAAGGTGAGCCACTGACCGCCTACATTGAGAAGGACACCGCCCGCGTGACCCCGGTGTTTAAAGAAGCCGGCTGGCTGAAAAACTGA
- a CDS encoding amidohydrolase, which produces MTKVWDGPIVDAHHHFWDPAINDHPWLAPEANIPFRYGDYSAIKRRYFPDDYFADAGAHNVVQTVYVETEWNPQDPIGETRFIEGLAARYGVPNAIVAQAWLDHPDAIAVLTEQANFKCVRSVRHKPGGPIAPEQVGHMRSLMSDEHWRRSYAALEGLGLHFDLQTPWWNLHEAERLARDFPGITLILNHAGLPNDRSAEGLAGWRLAMARLAQWPNVRVKISGLGQGGQRWRAKDNAWIVREVIAMFGCDRAMFASNFPVDSLCGSFDDIYSGFKSIVADFPSADQQRLFYSNAQQVYRCEPCAIDRTWPEPLRSEA; this is translated from the coding sequence ATGACTAAGGTGTGGGACGGCCCGATCGTAGACGCGCATCACCATTTCTGGGACCCGGCGATCAATGACCATCCTTGGTTGGCGCCTGAGGCCAACATCCCATTTCGCTACGGTGATTACAGCGCGATCAAGCGTCGCTATTTTCCCGATGACTACTTCGCCGATGCCGGTGCCCATAACGTCGTGCAAACGGTGTATGTCGAGACCGAATGGAACCCGCAAGACCCGATTGGCGAAACCCGTTTCATCGAGGGACTGGCCGCTCGCTATGGCGTGCCGAACGCGATCGTCGCACAAGCCTGGCTCGACCATCCGGACGCCATCGCAGTGCTGACCGAGCAAGCGAATTTCAAGTGCGTGCGCAGCGTGCGCCACAAACCCGGCGGCCCGATCGCGCCGGAGCAGGTTGGGCACATGCGTAGCTTGATGAGTGACGAACACTGGCGCCGCAGTTACGCCGCGCTTGAAGGCCTGGGCCTGCATTTCGACCTGCAGACGCCTTGGTGGAATCTGCACGAAGCCGAACGCCTGGCCCGGGACTTTCCCGGTATCACGCTGATTCTCAATCATGCCGGATTACCCAACGACCGCAGTGCCGAAGGCCTGGCCGGTTGGCGCCTGGCGATGGCGCGGCTGGCGCAGTGGCCGAATGTGCGGGTGAAGATTTCCGGCCTGGGCCAGGGCGGTCAGCGTTGGCGTGCCAAGGACAACGCCTGGATCGTGCGCGAAGTCATAGCGATGTTCGGCTGCGACCGCGCGATGTTCGCCAGCAACTTCCCCGTGGACAGCCTGTGCGGCTCGTTCGACGACATCTATAGCGGTTTCAAATCCATCGTTGCCGATTTTCCGAGTGCCGATCAGCAACGTCTTTTCTACAGCAATGCGCAGCAGGTTTATCGCTGCGAGCCTTGCGCCATTGATCGGACATGGCCCGAACCCTTGAGGAGTGAAGCATGA
- a CDS encoding 4-hydroxythreonine-4-phosphate dehydrogenase PdxA: MNKTTIAMVLGDPAGIGPELIARLLAEPQVRSQANVILIADEAEMRRGMRIAGMEFPYRRVESLEQLSFVDDTPLFYDYRGDTVGEFARSEASDIGGRYSLDTLEKALRLTEAGITDAVLFGPLNKTSLHMAGMAHSDELHWFAELLDFHGPFCEFNVLDNLWTSRVTSHVALADVPGLLSQARVVEAIQLIDTALKRNGLEKPRIGVCGLNPHNGDNGSFGREELDIIGPAVRTAQALGIAAEGPYPGDTIFLKVQGDASAFDAVVTMYHDQGQIAIKLMGFSRGVTVQGGLPIPITTPAHGTAFDIAGQGKANVGAIRQAFEIACRMGTNNY; this comes from the coding sequence ATGAACAAAACCACCATCGCGATGGTCCTGGGCGACCCGGCGGGCATCGGCCCGGAACTGATCGCACGCCTGCTCGCCGAACCCCAGGTGCGCAGTCAGGCCAATGTGATCCTGATCGCCGACGAAGCAGAAATGCGTCGCGGCATGCGCATCGCCGGGATGGAGTTTCCTTACCGTCGCGTGGAGTCGCTGGAGCAACTGTCGTTCGTCGATGACACGCCGCTGTTCTACGACTATCGCGGCGACACGGTCGGCGAATTCGCACGCAGTGAAGCCAGTGACATCGGCGGTCGCTACAGCCTCGATACCCTGGAGAAAGCCTTGCGCCTGACCGAGGCCGGTATCACTGATGCCGTGCTGTTCGGGCCGCTGAACAAGACCTCGCTGCACATGGCCGGCATGGCCCACAGCGATGAATTGCATTGGTTCGCCGAACTGCTGGATTTTCACGGGCCGTTCTGCGAGTTCAACGTACTCGACAATCTCTGGACGTCACGCGTGACCTCCCACGTCGCCTTGGCCGATGTGCCGGGCCTGCTCAGCCAGGCGCGGGTGGTGGAAGCGATTCAGTTGATCGACACCGCGCTCAAGCGCAATGGCCTGGAAAAGCCGCGCATCGGCGTGTGTGGATTGAACCCGCACAACGGCGACAACGGTTCGTTCGGACGCGAAGAACTGGACATCATCGGCCCCGCCGTGCGGACCGCTCAGGCGTTAGGGATTGCGGCGGAAGGGCCGTACCCGGGGGACACGATTTTCCTCAAGGTGCAGGGCGATGCCAGTGCCTTCGACGCGGTGGTCACGATGTATCACGACCAGGGCCAGATCGCGATCAAGTTGATGGGCTTCTCCCGCGGCGTGACGGTGCAGGGCGGCTTGCCGATTCCGATTACCACCCCGGCGCATGGCACCGCATTTGATATCGCGGGGCAGGGCAAGGCGAATGTCGGGGCGATTCGGCAGGCGTTCGAGATCGCGTGCCGGATGGGCACCAACAACTACTGA
- a CDS encoding L-rhamnonate dehydratase: MKIKAIRTRVFEWKGKVVPPQAHFCTNASDILFERGDAMGSFRFHGWLVVEVETDTGLVGIGNCALAPRVAKEIIDTYLAPIAIGEDPFDNEYIWQKMYRQSHAWGRKGIGMAAISAIDIAIWDIMGKAVNKPVFKLLGGRTKEKIWTYASKLYANDNLDLFLEEAQGYLNQGFTALKMRFGYGPKDGPAGMRKNIEQVRALRHLAGPDIDIMLECYMGWTLEYARRMLPKLAEFEPRWLEEPVIADDIEGYIELKKMGIMPISGGEHEFTSYGFKDLLERRAVDVIQYDTNRVGGITAARKINAMAEAWSVPVIPHAGQMHNYHLTMSTTASPMAEFFPVFDVEVGNELFYYVFKGEPQPVNGYIQLDDNTPGLGLEISDEYLSDFNIIE, translated from the coding sequence ATGAAAATCAAAGCAATCCGTACCCGCGTTTTTGAGTGGAAAGGCAAAGTCGTTCCGCCTCAGGCGCACTTCTGCACTAACGCCAGCGACATCCTGTTCGAGCGTGGCGATGCCATGGGCTCGTTCCGTTTTCACGGTTGGCTGGTGGTGGAAGTCGAGACCGATACCGGTCTGGTCGGCATCGGTAACTGCGCCCTCGCGCCACGTGTAGCCAAGGAGATCATCGACACCTACCTGGCACCGATTGCAATCGGCGAAGACCCGTTCGACAACGAATACATCTGGCAGAAAATGTACCGTCAGAGCCACGCGTGGGGGCGCAAAGGCATCGGCATGGCGGCGATCTCGGCGATCGACATCGCCATCTGGGACATCATGGGTAAAGCCGTGAACAAACCGGTGTTCAAGTTGCTCGGGGGACGCACCAAGGAAAAAATCTGGACCTACGCCTCCAAGCTCTACGCCAACGACAACCTCGACCTGTTCCTCGAAGAAGCCCAGGGTTATCTGAATCAGGGGTTCACCGCGCTGAAGATGCGCTTTGGCTACGGCCCGAAAGACGGCCCGGCGGGCATGCGCAAGAACATCGAGCAAGTGCGCGCGTTGCGCCATCTGGCGGGCCCCGACATCGACATCATGCTCGAATGCTACATGGGCTGGACCCTGGAATATGCGCGGCGCATGTTGCCCAAACTCGCCGAATTCGAACCGCGTTGGCTCGAAGAACCGGTGATCGCCGACGACATCGAAGGCTACATCGAGCTGAAAAAAATGGGGATCATGCCAATCTCCGGCGGCGAGCACGAATTCACCTCATACGGTTTCAAAGACCTGCTGGAGCGCCGCGCCGTCGACGTGATCCAGTACGACACCAACCGCGTTGGCGGCATCACCGCCGCACGTAAAATCAACGCCATGGCCGAAGCCTGGTCGGTGCCGGTCATTCCTCATGCCGGGCAGATGCACAACTATCACCTGACCATGTCCACCACCGCCTCGCCGATGGCCGAGTTCTTCCCGGTATTCGACGTCGAAGTCGGCAACGAACTCTTTTACTACGTATTCAAGGGCGAGCCTCAACCGGTCAACGGTTACATCCAGCTCGACGACAACACGCCGGGCCTGGGCCTGGAAATCTCCGATGAATACCTGAGTGACTTCAACATCATCGAGTGA
- the araD1 gene encoding AraD1 family protein, whose product MRLIQFENTAGQRQVGLVDGAQIQVLRDTRNTRELALAAIRGQRSLQEEVALRGTEPGPDYAQLLRQGSVLPPLDHEDPAHCLISGTGLTHLGSASARDKMHQHDGAVEAGMTDTMRIFKWGLEGGKPAAGEVGAQPEWFYKGDGSIVVRPGADFPVPPFAEDAGEEPELTGLYVIGDDGQPYRVGYALGNEFSDHVMERRNYLYLAHSKLRCCSYGPELRIGELPKHLAGTSRIKRNGETIWEKEFLSGEDNMCHSLANLEFHHFKYAQFLHPGDVHVHYFGTATLSFADGVKTRPGDRFQISLDEFGAPLVNGIGESAQPLAIGQVRAL is encoded by the coding sequence ATGCGCCTGATTCAATTTGAAAACACCGCCGGGCAGCGCCAGGTTGGCCTGGTTGATGGGGCACAGATTCAGGTGCTGCGCGACACCCGCAACACTCGCGAACTGGCGCTCGCGGCGATCCGCGGCCAGCGCAGCCTGCAAGAAGAAGTGGCCCTGCGCGGCACCGAGCCCGGCCCGGACTATGCGCAGCTATTGCGCCAAGGCAGCGTCCTGCCGCCGCTGGACCACGAAGACCCGGCCCATTGCCTGATCAGCGGCACCGGCCTGACTCACCTGGGCAGTGCTTCGGCGCGGGACAAAATGCACCAGCATGACGGCGCAGTCGAAGCCGGCATGACGGACACCATGCGCATCTTCAAGTGGGGTCTTGAGGGCGGCAAACCGGCGGCCGGTGAGGTGGGCGCGCAACCGGAGTGGTTCTACAAAGGCGACGGCAGCATCGTCGTGCGCCCCGGCGCGGACTTCCCGGTGCCGCCGTTCGCTGAAGATGCCGGTGAGGAACCGGAGCTGACCGGCCTCTATGTCATCGGCGATGACGGCCAGCCGTATCGCGTCGGTTATGCGCTGGGCAACGAGTTCTCTGACCATGTGATGGAACGGCGCAATTACCTGTACCTCGCGCATTCGAAGTTGCGTTGCTGTTCTTATGGGCCGGAACTGCGCATCGGTGAGTTGCCCAAACACCTGGCAGGTACCAGCCGGATCAAGCGCAACGGCGAAACGATCTGGGAGAAGGAGTTTCTCAGCGGCGAAGACAACATGTGCCATAGCCTCGCCAACCTTGAATTCCACCACTTCAAATATGCGCAGTTTTTGCACCCTGGCGATGTCCATGTGCATTACTTCGGCACCGCCACGTTGTCGTTTGCCGATGGGGTCAAAACCCGGCCGGGGGATCGTTTCCAGATCAGCCTCGACGAGTTCGGCGCGCCTTTAGTCAACGGTATCGGCGAAAGTGCCCAGCCATTGGCTATCGGTCAGGTTCGTGCGCTTTGA
- a CDS encoding aldehyde dehydrogenase (NADP(+)): protein MTLPLGHNYIGGRRSANGTLHLQSLDATTGEPLPGTFIQASEAEVSAAAQAAAAAYPIYRSLSAEKRARFLDAIADEIDALGDDFVATVCRETALPTGRIQGERARTSGQLRLFSKVLRRGDFYGARIDRALPDRQPLPRPDLRQYRIALGPVAVFGASNFPLAFSTAGGDTASALAAGCPVVFKAHSGHMATAEWVADAIIRAAERTEMPAGVFNMVYGGGVGEWLVKHPAIQAVGFTGSLKGGNALSQLAASRPQPIPVFAEMSSINPVFLLPEALAVRGEQIAAQLAGSVTLGCGQFCTNPGLVIGLRSPQFSSFLETFCASMNQQPAQTMLNVGALVSYSRGLAELHEHPGLTHLAGRRQAGNQAQPQVFKADVSLLLKGDELLQEEVFGPTTIVIEVEDQAQLAAALHGLRGQLTATLIGEAGELLEYRWLAESLQEKVGRILLNGYPTGVEVCEAMVHGGPFPATSDSRGTSVGTLAIDRFLRPVCFQNYPDAMLPEPLQNANPLGIRRLVDGEVSDSPL, encoded by the coding sequence ATGACATTGCCACTCGGACACAACTACATCGGCGGTCGCCGCAGCGCCAATGGGACCTTGCACCTGCAAAGCCTTGATGCGACGACCGGCGAGCCGCTGCCGGGCACCTTCATTCAGGCGTCGGAAGCCGAAGTGTCTGCCGCCGCCCAAGCAGCGGCTGCCGCTTACCCGATCTACCGAAGCCTGAGCGCGGAAAAACGCGCACGATTCCTCGATGCCATTGCCGATGAAATCGATGCACTCGGTGACGATTTTGTCGCCACCGTTTGCCGCGAAACCGCACTGCCCACAGGGCGTATCCAGGGTGAGCGCGCACGCACCAGCGGCCAGCTGCGGTTGTTCTCCAAGGTTCTGCGTCGCGGGGATTTCTACGGTGCACGAATTGATCGGGCACTGCCGGACCGCCAGCCGTTGCCGCGTCCGGACCTACGTCAGTACCGCATCGCTTTAGGGCCAGTCGCCGTGTTCGGCGCGAGTAACTTTCCACTGGCGTTTTCCACCGCCGGTGGCGATACCGCTTCGGCATTGGCCGCCGGTTGTCCGGTGGTGTTCAAGGCTCACAGCGGTCACATGGCAACGGCTGAGTGGGTAGCGGACGCCATCATCCGGGCGGCCGAACGCACCGAAATGCCAGCCGGCGTGTTCAACATGGTCTACGGCGGGGGCGTCGGTGAGTGGCTGGTCAAACACCCTGCGATTCAGGCCGTGGGCTTCACCGGTTCGCTCAAGGGCGGCAATGCCCTGAGCCAGCTGGCCGCGTCCCGGCCGCAGCCGATCCCGGTGTTTGCCGAGATGTCGAGCATCAACCCTGTGTTCTTGTTGCCCGAAGCGCTTGCGGTACGCGGTGAGCAAATCGCTGCGCAACTGGCCGGTTCGGTGACGCTGGGGTGTGGTCAGTTTTGTACCAATCCGGGGTTGGTCATTGGCCTGCGTTCGCCGCAGTTCAGCTCCTTCCTGGAAACTTTTTGCGCGAGCATGAACCAGCAACCGGCGCAAACCATGCTCAACGTCGGTGCCCTGGTCAGCTATAGCCGAGGGCTCGCGGAGTTGCACGAACATCCGGGGCTGACGCACCTGGCAGGCAGACGGCAAGCGGGCAATCAGGCGCAACCGCAGGTATTCAAGGCTGATGTCAGTCTGTTGCTCAAGGGCGATGAACTGCTTCAGGAAGAAGTCTTCGGGCCGACGACTATCGTCATCGAGGTGGAAGACCAGGCGCAGTTGGCGGCGGCGTTGCACGGATTGCGCGGGCAATTGACGGCGACGCTGATTGGCGAGGCCGGGGAGTTGCTGGAATACCGCTGGCTGGCCGAGTCGCTTCAGGAAAAGGTCGGGCGGATTTTGCTCAACGGCTATCCGACCGGGGTCGAGGTGTGCGAGGCGATGGTGCATGGCGGGCCGTTCCCGGCCACGTCCGATTCGCGGGGAACGTCAGTGGGGACGCTGGCGATCGATCGATTCCTGCGGCCGGTGTGCTTCCAGAATTACCCGGATGCGATGCTGCCTGAGCCGTTGCAGAACGCCAATCCGCTGGGGATTCGGCGGTTGGTGGATGGGGAGGTTAGCGATTCACCTCTGTAG